A single region of the Vicia villosa cultivar HV-30 ecotype Madison, WI linkage group LG4, Vvil1.0, whole genome shotgun sequence genome encodes:
- the LOC131595310 gene encoding DEAD-box ATP-dependent RNA helicase 14-like, translated as MATTETASAALGPRYAPDDPTLPKPWLGLIDGGTGTLYYWNPETNVTQYDKPVALAPPVPAASTPGLAPIPSGAGQQMMQVQPSQQQQGNHFSQQHGQQIPQQQSPHVAQGAQQQPSQAAQPVQQQQNLQLAQQTQQPGLHQARPQMMQYQGQQFQQMHHQMPPQGIRPQQFGQGNPQEHGTHIVQPQAPQFTPQNMHYMGYQQNMNAPRQPNSQQIQTNMPPSGQPTPQHNIHNQPFENQQDFKPAMPKVEEAEFKNGSQVGFSPSQYQKRSALPVQNNPNVPAEISSGQVSNASVNSGQPQQFRGFSGSMQQPTPTMQSQQGGSDLFYQHAPNFQNQMSPGMMHGHPSNAHPAAQKMGHEDNVHGRAGNDYYYNSNKEMPPMGRQQSDMAQMPISRNQQDMRIGNSPFQNKVPSGNGSGITGNAMGNIFTSPIGGPPALSSNSFTRPPYGGSSDVADLSPAEIYCRQHEVTASGDNIPPPFMTFDSTGFPPEILQEVCSAGFSNPTPIQAQTWPIALQGRDIVAVAKTGSGKTLGYLMPAFILLRQRRNNSLNGPTVLVLAPTRELATQIQEEVFKFARSSRVSCTCLYGGAPKALQLKELDRGADIVVATPGRLNDILDMKKIDFRQVSLLVLDEADRMLDMGFEPQIRKIVNEIPPRRQTLMYTATWPKEVRKIAGDLLVNPVQVNIGNVDELAANKSITQYVEVVPQMDKQRRLEQILRSQERGSKIIIFCSTKKLCDQLARNIGRTFGAAAIHGDKSQGERDWVLGQFRNGKSPILVATDVAARGLDIKDIRVVINFDFPNGVEDYVHRIGRTGRAGATGVAYTFFSEQDWKHAGDLIKVLEGANQHVLPELRQIASRGPPSFGKDRGGMTRFDSGGGGRWEPGGRGGMRDAGGFVPRGGMRDGGGFGGGFGGRGGTRDGGSFGSRGGMRDGPGGQGERGGDFFPGRGNRGRGFGPPRGGHVGWGRGDRGGPSDRYNMDGRGQGRGRGRFDNRRDVPRSRDRSYSRSPERVRTWDINRSSSRSRSRSRSWSRGRSRSRSWSRGRSRSYSRSPRRSHSRDRSYSRSPSPKKNTRRVKSKFSDKIDIVPPEAGASDPNMFPISANTQENSVLGTEHLEQLPVVGSTGPDNPEAVSHQAASDI; from the exons ATGGCAACAACAGAGACAGCTTCTGCTGCGCTTGGTCCTCGATATGCACCTGATGATCCCACTCTTCCGAAGCCGTGGTTGGGGTTGATTGATGGAGGTACTGGTACTCTGTACTATTGGAATCCTGAAACCAATGTTACTCAATATGATAAACCGGTAGCTTTGGCTCCACCTGTGCCTGCTGCTTCTACGCCTGGTTTGGCGCCTATACCGAGTGGGGCGGGGCAACAGATGATGCAGGTGCAGCCGTCGCAACAACAGCAGGGGAATCATTTTTCTCAACAGCATGGTCAACAGATTCCACAGCAACAGAGTCCTCATGTGGCGCAGGGTGCTCAACAGCAGCCTTCTCAAGCTGCTCAACCTGTGCAGCAGCAGCAGAACTTACAGCTTGCACAGCAGACGCAACAGCCTGGGTTACACCAAGCTAGACCACAGATGATGCAGTATCAAGGACAGCAATTTCAGCAAATGCATCATCAGATGCCTCCGCAGGGGATTCGTCCACAACAATTTGGGCAAGGTAATCCTCAGGAGCATGGTACGCATATTGTGCAACCGCAAGCGCCTCAATTCACTCCTCAGAACATGCATTATATGGGGTATCAACAAAACATGAATGCACCCAGGCAACCTAACTCACAGCAGATTCAGACAAACATGCCCCCGTCTGGGCAACCAACACCCCAGCATAACATACATAACCAGCCTTTTGAAAACCAACAAGATTTTAAACCAGCAATGCCAAAGGTGGAGGAAGCAGAGTTTAAAAATGGAAGCCAAGTTGGTTTCTCACCATCCCAGTATCAAAAAAGGAGTGCCTTGCCTGTTCAAAACAACCCGAATGTTCCTGCTGAAATAAGCTCTGGTCAAGTGTCTAATGCAAGTGTAAATTCTGGCCAACCACAACAATTCAGGGGTTTTTCAGGCAGCATGCAGCAGCCTACCCCGACAATGCAATCACAGCAGGGTggttctgatttattttatcaacaCGCTCCTAACTTTCAAAATCAGATGAGTCCAGGAATGATGCATGGGCATCCATCTAATGCGCATCCTGCTGCCCAAAAGATGGGACACGAGGATAACGTACACGGTAGAGCTGGAAATGACTATTATTATAATTCTAACAAAGAGATGCCGCCTATGGGTCGTCAGCAGTCagatatggcccaaatgccaattTCCAGAAATCAGCAG GATATGAGGATTGGCAATTCCCCTTTTCAAAATAAAGTTCCTAGTGGAAATGGAAGTGGTATTACTGGGAATGCTATGGGTAACATATTCACCTCTCCTATTGGAGGACCTCCTGCCCTTTCAAGTAACTCATTTACAAGGCCTCCGTATGGTGGATCTTCGGATGTTGCTGATCTCTCACCAGCTGAAATATACTGTCGGCAACATGAAGTTACAGCATCG GGTGACAACATTCCACCCCCTTTCATGACATTTGATTCTACCGGGTTCCCTCCAGAGATATTGCAAGAG GTATGTTCTGCAGGCTTCTCGAATCCAACGCCAATACAGGCTCAAACATGGCCTATTGCCCTACAGGGTAGAGACATAGTGGCGGTTGCCAAAACAGGCTCTGGGAAAACACTAGGCTACTTGATGCCGGCCTTCATTCTTCTTAGGCAGCGACGCAATAATTCTCTGAATGGCCCCACCGTCTTGGTTTTGGCTCCAACACGTGAACTTGCTACACAGATCCAAGAGGAGGTCTTCAAATTTGCACGGTCTTCAAGAGTATCTTGCACG TGCTTGTACGGTGGAGCACCTAAAGCTCTTCAGCTAAAAGAGTTAGATCGGGGGGCAGACATCGTTGTTGCCACACCTGGTAGGCTCAATGATATACTTGATATGAAAAAAATTGACTTTAGGCAAGTTTCACTCCTTGTGCTTGATGAGGCTGACCGAATGCTTGATATGGGTTTTGAGCCTCAAATCCGTAAGATTGTTAATGAGATTCCACCACGTAGACAGACTCTCATGTACACTGCAACCTGGCCTAAAGAAGTAAGAAAGATTGCTGGCGATCTTCTTGTTAATCCAGTTCAGGTTAACATTGGAAATGTAGATGAGCTTGCTGCAAACAAATCTATCACACAG TATGTTGAAGTTGTCCCACAAATGGATAAACAGAGGCGTCTAGAGCAGATCCTCAGATCCCAGGAACGAGGTTCTAAGATCATAATATTTTGTTCCACAAAAAAGTTATGTGATCAGCTTGCCCGTAATATTGGCAGAACTTTTGGGGCGGCTGCAATTCATGGAGACAAGTCTCAAGGTGAAAGAGACTGGGTTTTAGGTCAGTTTCGGAATGGGAAGTCTCCAATTTTGGTTGCCACTGATGTTGCTGCTCGTGGTCTTGATATTAAGGATATAAG GGTTGTGATCAACTTTGATTTCCCCAATGGTGTTGAAGACTATGTACACCGAATTGGAAGAACTGGGCGGGCAGGTGCTACTGGAGTGGCATATACCTTTTTCTCTGAGCAGGATTGGAAACATGCAGGTGATTTGATCAAAGTTTTGGAGGGTGCTAACCAACATGTGCTTCCAGAATTAAGGCAGATTGCTTCCCGCGGGCCACCAAGCTTTGGAAAGGATAGGGGCGGGATGACTCGGTTTGACTCTGGTGGTGGTGGGCGCTGGGAGCCTGGTGGTCGTGGTGGCATGAGGGATGCTGGTGGCTTTGTTCCTCGTGGTGGCATGAGGGACGGTGGTGGCTTTGGTGGAGGCTTTGGTGGTCGAGGTGGCACAAGGGACGGTGGTAGCTTTGGTAGTCGTGGTGGAATGAGGGATGGACCTGGTGGACAAGGTGAGAGAGGCGGTGATTTCTTTCCTGGTAGAGGCAATAGGGGTAGAGGATTTGGTCCTCCACGTGGGGGGCATGTTGGTTGGGGTAGGGGTGACCGTGGTGGTCCTAGTGATCGGTACAACATGGATGGTCGCGGACAAGGGCGTGGACGTGGACGATTTGACAACAGAAGAGATGTTCCAAGAAGTAGAGACAGAAGTTACAGTCGTAGCCCTGAAAGAGTTCGAACATGGGATATTAACAGAAGCAGCAGTAGAAGTAGAAGTAGGAGTAGGAGCTGGAGCAGGGGTCGCAGTAGAAGCCGCAGCTGGTCTCGAGGTCGCAGTCGCAGCTATAGCCGTAGTCCAAGGCGAAGTCATAGCCGTGACCGAAGCTATAGCCGCAGCCCCAGCCCCAAAAAGAATACTAGGCGTGTTAAGTCTAAATTTTCCGATAAGATTGATATTGTGCCACCTGAAGCAGGAGCTTCTGATCCTAATATGTTCCCTATATCTGCCAACACCCAAGAGAATTCTGTTTTGGGAACAGAACATCTGGAGCAGCTACCTGTTGTTGGAAGCACTGGCCCAGATAATCCAGAGGCTGTTAGTCATCAAGCAGCTTCTGATATTTGA